From Pseudomonadota bacterium, one genomic window encodes:
- the tadA gene encoding tRNA adenosine(34) deaminase TadA, with protein MTEHPLAEDDPDIRWMAHAHALAKQAERCGEVPVGCVIVRDGALLAEGSNRPIATHDPSAHAEMVAMRAASRSLGTYRLTGSTLYVTLEPCPMCAGAMVHARIARLVYAAADPRAGAAGTVFNIVDHPSLNHRISVRAGVMEELCGEHLRAFFVRRRRRPPDGASCSA; from the coding sequence CCGACATTCGCTGGATGGCGCATGCGCACGCCCTGGCCAAGCAAGCGGAGCGCTGCGGTGAGGTGCCCGTGGGGTGTGTCATCGTCCGCGATGGCGCCCTGCTTGCGGAGGGCAGCAACCGCCCTATCGCCACCCACGACCCGAGTGCTCACGCGGAGATGGTGGCCATGCGTGCGGCCTCACGCAGCCTCGGTACCTACCGCCTGACCGGCAGCACCCTCTACGTGACCCTCGAGCCTTGTCCGATGTGTGCGGGTGCGATGGTGCACGCGCGGATCGCGCGACTGGTGTACGCCGCCGCTGACCCGCGGGCGGGCGCTGCGGGCACGGTGTTCAACATCGTGGATCACCCCTCGCTCAACCACCGGATCAGCGTGCGGGCAGGGGTCATGGAAGAGCTGTGCGGGGAGCACCTGCGCGCGTTCTTCGTCCGGCGCCGTCGTCGGCCGCCGGACGGGGCGAGCTGCTCGGCCTAG
- a CDS encoding methyl-accepting chemotaxis protein: MQSNDGNPAAEIAALKASIASKDSELSAMRSLVTEATRVMRGVAQGDVGQRIQAKADGEMGELVESINATCGRVAELTQRIAEAADRITHSAQSVVEGNRTLSQRTEEQASFLEETAANMEQMTQTVRQNADSAQQADTLSNTATNTAEKGGHVVRKAIEAMGEINDSSRKIADIIGVIDEIAFQTNLLALNAAVEAARAGEQGRGFAVVASEVRNLAQRSASAAKDIKSLIQDSVTKVDEGSRLVDESGQTLESIVEGVAQVSQIIGDIAKASAEQASGIDEISKAVSHMDQATQQNAALTEEATAASEAAGEEAGALRELAAFFQGGGGSASSLRSPAPSSAPKGPPNGVERRGPNRPWGGDSSSSSSSGAASSSQRAASSSVGTPDDDGAWEEF, encoded by the coding sequence ATGCAATCCAACGACGGCAACCCTGCGGCTGAAATCGCGGCGCTCAAGGCGTCCATCGCGAGCAAGGACTCTGAACTGAGCGCGATGCGCTCACTGGTGACCGAGGCCACGCGAGTGATGCGCGGCGTCGCCCAGGGCGATGTAGGCCAACGCATTCAGGCGAAGGCCGACGGTGAGATGGGTGAGCTCGTGGAATCGATCAATGCCACCTGCGGTCGCGTCGCCGAGCTGACCCAACGGATCGCTGAAGCAGCCGACCGCATCACCCACAGCGCCCAGAGCGTGGTGGAAGGTAACCGCACCCTCTCCCAGCGCACGGAAGAGCAGGCCTCGTTCCTCGAAGAGACGGCGGCCAACATGGAGCAGATGACGCAGACGGTGCGGCAGAACGCCGACAGCGCCCAGCAGGCGGACACTCTCTCGAACACGGCGACCAACACTGCCGAAAAAGGCGGTCACGTAGTGCGCAAGGCCATCGAGGCCATGGGCGAGATCAACGACTCCAGCCGCAAGATCGCCGACATCATCGGCGTGATCGATGAGATCGCTTTCCAGACCAACCTGCTGGCCCTGAACGCTGCGGTCGAGGCGGCTCGCGCCGGTGAGCAGGGCCGTGGCTTCGCGGTGGTGGCCAGCGAGGTGCGCAACCTCGCCCAGCGTTCCGCCAGTGCGGCGAAGGACATCAAGTCCCTCATTCAGGACAGCGTGACCAAGGTGGACGAAGGCTCACGCCTGGTCGACGAGTCAGGCCAGACCCTCGAGAGCATCGTCGAGGGCGTCGCCCAGGTCAGCCAGATCATCGGTGACATCGCCAAGGCCTCCGCCGAGCAGGCAAGCGGCATCGACGAGATCAGCAAGGCCGTCAGCCACATGGATCAGGCGACGCAGCAGAACGCTGCGCTCACCGAAGAGGCGACGGCCGCCAGCGAAGCGGCCGGCGAGGAAGCAGGTGCTCTGCGCGAACTGGCGGCCTTCTTCCAAGGCGGTGGCGGCAGCGCGTCGTCGCTGCGCTCGCCAGCACCCAGTTCGGCGCCGAAGGGTCCGCCGAACGGCGTTGAGCGCCGCGGACCTAACCGCCCCTGGGGTGGTGATTCCTCATCGTCCAGCAGCAGCGGCGCCGCCAGCAGCTCCCAGCGTGCGGCCAGTAGCAGCGTCGGCACGCCCGACGATGACGGTGCCTGGGAAGAGTTCTAG